One window of the Deltaproteobacteria bacterium genome contains the following:
- a CDS encoding SagB/ThcOx family dehydrogenase, with translation MTSLPRPELKGSLSLEEALTIRRTVRSFTPKALTLSQLSQLLWAAYGISDAQQGKKTAPSAGALYPLDIYIVVGEEGVEGLGSGVYHYLPTRHVLEIIASGDRRKEVAHASLWQMWMAEAPVMVTITAEYKRTTVKYRERGVRYVHMEVGHAGENLFLQCVALGLRAGIVGAFNDDEVADALGVPPHHEPLLIIPVGHPR, from the coding sequence GTGACCAGCTTACCAAGGCCAGAGTTAAAGGGGAGCCTGTCTTTAGAAGAGGCCCTAACTATCCGCAGGACCGTGAGGTCTTTTACACCTAAGGCACTCACCTTGAGCCAACTCTCCCAACTCCTCTGGGCAGCTTATGGTATCAGCGATGCTCAGCAAGGGAAGAAGACGGCACCCTCTGCCGGGGCCTTATACCCCCTTGATATCTACATAGTGGTGGGAGAGGAGGGAGTAGAAGGGTTGGGAAGTGGGGTGTACCATTATCTGCCCACCCGTCATGTCCTGGAGATCATAGCCTCAGGTGATAGGAGAAAAGAGGTGGCCCATGCCTCTTTGTGGCAGATGTGGATGGCCGAGGCCCCGGTTATGGTGACCATCACCGCCGAGTATAAGAGGACCACCGTGAAGTACAGGGAGCGAGGGGTCAGATATGTGCACATGGAGGTGGGCCATGCAGGTGAGAATCTCTTTCTTCAATGCGTTGCCCTGGGGTTGAGGGCGGGTATAGTAGGGGCCTTCAATGATGATGAAGTGGCCGATGCGTTGGGGGTTCCCCCTCACCATGAACCCCTCCTCATTATACCTGTAGGCCACCCCAGATGA